In Archangium violaceum, the following are encoded in one genomic region:
- a CDS encoding DoxX family protein, whose translation MLTRVLEPRANASYAFLRIVAGLMFAFHGVQKIFGVLSEFQPPVGSQLWFGGVIELVCGLAIAVGFFTRWAAFLASGTMAVAYIQFHWKLAFGANFLPGVNKGELALLYAVLFLYIACRGAGMWSLDRRSR comes from the coding sequence ATGCTCACTCGTGTTCTGGAACCCAGGGCCAACGCCAGCTACGCCTTCCTTCGGATCGTCGCGGGCCTCATGTTCGCCTTCCACGGCGTTCAGAAGATCTTCGGCGTCCTGTCGGAGTTCCAGCCGCCGGTCGGAAGCCAGCTCTGGTTCGGTGGGGTGATCGAGCTCGTCTGCGGCCTCGCCATCGCGGTGGGGTTCTTCACGCGCTGGGCCGCCTTCCTGGCGAGCGGGACCATGGCCGTCGCCTACATCCAGTTCCACTGGAAGCTCGCCTTTGGCGCGAACTTCCTGCCCGGGGTGAACAAGGGCGAGCTGGCGCTGCTGTACGCCGTGCTGTTCCTCTACATCGCCTGTCGCGGCGCGGGCATGTGGAGCCTGGACCGCCGGTCCAGATGA
- a CDS encoding NADAR family protein, translating into MPIEFYSVQDDYGCFSNFSAHPISLEGKRWPTTEHYFQAQKFAGTDEAYAERIRTASSPMIAARLGRSRKHPLRRDWESVKDDVMRRAVLAKFETHADARAVLLSTGEEVLIEKTTQDHYWGCGSTGTGKNRLGRILMEVRARLRG; encoded by the coding sequence ATGCCCATCGAGTTCTATTCGGTCCAGGATGACTACGGCTGCTTCTCCAACTTCTCCGCGCATCCCATCTCCCTGGAGGGAAAGCGCTGGCCCACCACCGAGCACTACTTCCAGGCCCAGAAGTTCGCCGGGACCGATGAGGCGTACGCGGAGCGGATTCGCACGGCCTCCAGCCCGATGATCGCCGCGCGTCTCGGCCGCAGCCGCAAGCATCCCCTGCGCCGGGATTGGGAGTCGGTGAAGGATGACGTCATGCGCCGGGCCGTCCTCGCCAAGTTCGAGACGCACGCCGACGCCCGCGCGGTACTGCTGTCCACCGGCGAGGAGGTGCTCATCGAGAAGACCACCCAGGACCACTACTGGGGCTGTGGTTCGACGGGCACCGGCAAGAACCGGCTCGGGCGGATCCTCATGGAGGTTCGTGCCCGGCTGCGCGGTTGA
- a CDS encoding HEAT repeat domain-containing protein — MARFQRRLRHGDATRLAMLERALRGGDATLSPQEAADQLARYREGMRLLVRIVTSPGAPELREAAVYGFVFANISSRHLVLLRRVFANLDEAPVVRAQAAEALGWHLSGFRHRWQRRYRHIIDSLMRGLDDPAPEVRFWSIYALACQNDARILPRLRVIAATDTASCRGMWTLRQEALWAIHRLESDHDYDPRTL, encoded by the coding sequence ATGGCGAGGTTCCAACGGCGGTTGCGCCATGGGGATGCGACACGGTTGGCGATGCTCGAACGAGCCCTCCGGGGCGGAGACGCCACCTTGAGTCCCCAGGAAGCCGCGGACCAGCTCGCACGCTACCGGGAAGGAATGCGGCTGCTGGTCCGGATCGTCACCTCGCCAGGAGCCCCCGAGCTTCGCGAGGCCGCGGTGTACGGGTTCGTGTTCGCGAACATCTCTTCGCGGCACCTCGTGCTCCTGCGACGCGTGTTCGCGAACCTGGACGAGGCGCCGGTGGTCCGGGCCCAGGCCGCCGAAGCCCTGGGCTGGCACCTTTCCGGATTCAGGCACCGATGGCAGCGCCGCTACCGGCACATCATCGATTCACTGATGCGCGGGCTCGATGACCCGGCACCCGAAGTGCGCTTCTGGAGCATCTACGCGTTGGCCTGCCAGAATGATGCGCGGATACTGCCCAGGCTTCGGGTCATCGCGGCCACCGACACGGCCTCCTGCCGTGGCATGTGGACGCTACGGCAGGAGGCACTGTGGGCGATCCATCGGCTCGAGTCCGACCACGACTACGACCCCCGAACGCTCTGA
- a CDS encoding SRPBCC family protein, translating into MTETALDPSTLPLKTPAPDAQVRRFTETLPTTLPPESLWAELTRALLSSRDAVLWANDVSTVSTLRPPLAEGSVLAEQIQPGGAVLHYRLVRFEPPRLLEYASLQSHHLAGGAVVSVEHSAGTTTLRWQGEYRGTEPQLALLDRFRAAFFASLATQLRRLEAAR; encoded by the coding sequence ATGACTGAAACCGCGCTCGACCCCTCCACGCTCCCGCTGAAGACGCCCGCTCCGGACGCCCAGGTGCGGCGCTTCACCGAGACGCTCCCGACGACGCTCCCGCCCGAGAGCCTCTGGGCGGAGCTCACGCGCGCGCTGCTGAGCTCGCGGGATGCGGTGCTCTGGGCCAACGACGTGTCCACCGTGAGCACGCTGCGGCCTCCGCTCGCCGAGGGCTCGGTGCTCGCCGAGCAGATCCAGCCAGGAGGCGCGGTGCTGCACTACCGCCTGGTGCGTTTCGAGCCCCCGCGCTTGCTGGAGTACGCATCCCTGCAGAGCCACCACCTGGCGGGCGGAGCCGTCGTGTCCGTCGAGCACTCCGCGGGCACGACCACGCTGCGGTGGCAGGGTGAGTACCGTGGCACGGAGCCGCAGCTCGCTCTGTTGGACCGCTTCCGCGCGGCCTTCTTCGCCAGTCTCGCCACTCAATTGCGACGGCTGGAGGCCGCACGCTAG
- a CDS encoding DEAD/DEAH box helicase, producing MSVTAELLETVRGEARPDTWSAGMGLARAGAVSVQSVGEEEAVLRVRATGRPAPLTTVLYPEDDIWECDCRGRVDPCEHVVAAAIILHQTVTQRAAAPRAPAPRAPAPRAPSPAPAPQAVPRPSGAAPKPERMVYRFKRVDGGLQLERLLVRPDNTARLLARSLASVLTNPVEAARIQVEPCDLIVDKLLMKPTRGALPPERLDALLRALEPARTVLFDGNLVSVSSEPLLPRVTVEDRGEQTVLKVEKDPRVTEVVTPGVVVCGGSLCRLGEQALTGARLEKLPQERVFAPDQMGELTGKVLPDFARRMPVDVKSRRLPPIDRTLVPRISLELDQLDSGLSVLPTLVYGSPPSVRIDNGRMVYLKGAVPVRDEPAEQKLIHQLRDELNMVPGRRVTVQGKEAVQLADKLRRWRGGLTGDAARVVSPNVQLRPTLSVDAGATASGVPQVGFSFEFQVEGAGPGAPRSVDAGAVMRAWEEGLGLVPLEGGGWAPLPTAWLKTHGQRVADLLAARGADGRLANHAIPQLTGLCDALEHPPPPGLERLAPLVQGFEKLPDVRPPKDLTATLRPYQLQGVSWLTFLRQAGLGGVLADDMGLGKTLQTICTLGPGTLVVAPTSVLPNWEAEVKRFRPSLKVSVYHGPGRALDETADVTLTTYALLRLDAEVLGAKEWDTVVLDEAQAIKNPDSQVARAAYGLRANFRVALSGTPIENRLEELWSLMHFTNRGLLGGRKEFEERWSRPVSDNQKGAAEQLRARIRPFVLRRLKRDVAPELPPRTESVRHVTLNERERAVYDAVYAATREEVVSQLEEGGSVLKALEALLRLRQAACHPALVPGQQAKTSSKVQALIEALGTAVEDGHKALIFSQWTSMLDLIEPELKEAGIGFIRLDGGTSNRGAVAESFQDPKGPPVMLISLKAGATGLNLTAADHVFLVDPWWNPSVEAQAADRAHRIGQQRPVMVYRLVSQGTVEEKILTLQEKKRALFESALGGASGAAAITRADLMQLLD from the coding sequence ATGTCTGTGACCGCGGAGCTGCTCGAAACCGTCCGGGGGGAAGCGCGCCCGGATACCTGGTCCGCCGGCATGGGCCTTGCCCGCGCGGGCGCCGTCTCGGTGCAGTCCGTCGGTGAAGAAGAGGCCGTGCTGCGAGTGCGTGCCACGGGCCGTCCGGCGCCCCTGACCACCGTGCTCTACCCGGAGGACGACATCTGGGAGTGCGACTGCCGGGGCCGGGTGGACCCCTGCGAGCACGTGGTGGCGGCGGCCATCATCCTCCACCAGACGGTGACCCAGCGCGCCGCCGCGCCGCGCGCCCCAGCACCACGAGCCCCCGCGCCGCGCGCCCCCTCCCCTGCCCCCGCGCCCCAGGCCGTCCCGCGCCCCAGTGGTGCCGCGCCGAAGCCGGAGCGCATGGTGTACCGCTTCAAGCGCGTGGACGGAGGGCTTCAGCTCGAACGCCTGCTGGTGCGTCCGGACAACACCGCGCGGCTGCTGGCGCGCAGCCTGGCCTCCGTGCTCACCAATCCCGTGGAGGCGGCCCGCATCCAGGTGGAGCCGTGCGACCTGATCGTGGACAAGTTGTTGATGAAGCCCACGCGGGGCGCGCTCCCTCCCGAGCGGCTCGACGCGCTCCTGCGCGCGCTGGAGCCCGCGCGCACCGTGCTCTTCGACGGCAACCTGGTGTCCGTCTCGAGCGAGCCCCTCCTTCCGCGCGTCACCGTGGAGGACCGTGGCGAGCAGACGGTGCTCAAGGTGGAGAAGGACCCGCGCGTCACCGAGGTGGTGACCCCCGGGGTGGTGGTGTGTGGAGGCTCGCTGTGCCGGCTCGGCGAACAGGCCCTCACCGGCGCGCGGCTGGAGAAGCTGCCACAGGAGCGCGTCTTCGCTCCCGACCAGATGGGAGAGCTCACCGGGAAGGTGCTGCCGGACTTCGCGCGGCGCATGCCGGTGGACGTGAAGAGCCGGCGGCTGCCGCCCATCGACCGCACGCTCGTGCCGCGCATCTCCCTGGAGCTGGACCAGCTGGACTCGGGTCTGTCGGTGCTGCCCACGCTGGTGTACGGCTCGCCGCCCTCGGTGCGCATCGACAACGGGCGCATGGTGTACCTGAAGGGCGCGGTGCCCGTGCGCGACGAGCCCGCCGAGCAGAAGCTCATCCACCAGCTGCGCGACGAGCTGAACATGGTGCCCGGCCGGCGTGTGACGGTGCAGGGCAAGGAGGCGGTGCAGCTCGCCGACAAGCTGCGGCGCTGGCGCGGCGGCCTCACCGGGGACGCGGCGCGCGTGGTGAGCCCCAACGTGCAGCTGCGTCCCACGCTCTCGGTGGACGCGGGCGCCACGGCCTCCGGCGTGCCCCAGGTGGGCTTCTCGTTCGAGTTCCAGGTGGAGGGAGCGGGACCGGGCGCGCCGCGCTCGGTGGACGCGGGCGCGGTGATGCGCGCGTGGGAAGAGGGACTGGGCCTGGTGCCACTGGAGGGCGGAGGCTGGGCGCCGCTGCCCACCGCGTGGCTGAAGACGCACGGCCAGCGCGTGGCGGACCTGCTGGCCGCGCGCGGAGCGGACGGGCGGCTGGCCAACCACGCCATCCCCCAGCTCACCGGACTGTGCGACGCGCTGGAGCACCCTCCCCCGCCCGGGCTGGAGCGGCTGGCGCCGCTGGTGCAGGGCTTCGAGAAGCTGCCGGACGTGCGGCCACCGAAGGACCTCACCGCGACGCTGCGCCCCTACCAGCTGCAGGGCGTCAGCTGGCTCACCTTCCTGCGGCAGGCGGGCCTGGGCGGCGTGCTCGCGGACGACATGGGTCTGGGCAAGACGCTGCAGACCATCTGCACGCTCGGGCCGGGGACGCTGGTGGTGGCGCCCACGAGCGTGCTGCCCAACTGGGAGGCGGAGGTGAAGCGCTTCCGTCCCTCGCTGAAGGTGTCCGTCTACCACGGCCCCGGCCGGGCCCTGGACGAGACGGCCGACGTGACACTCACCACGTACGCGCTGCTGCGCCTGGACGCGGAGGTGCTCGGGGCGAAGGAGTGGGACACGGTGGTGCTGGACGAGGCCCAGGCCATCAAGAACCCCGACAGCCAGGTGGCGCGAGCGGCGTACGGATTGCGCGCCAACTTCCGGGTGGCGCTGAGCGGCACGCCCATCGAGAACCGGCTCGAGGAGCTCTGGAGCCTGATGCACTTCACCAACCGGGGACTGCTCGGAGGGCGCAAGGAGTTCGAGGAGCGGTGGTCGAGGCCCGTCTCGGACAACCAGAAGGGAGCGGCCGAGCAGCTGCGCGCGCGCATCCGTCCCTTCGTGCTGCGCAGGCTCAAGCGGGACGTGGCGCCCGAGCTGCCGCCGCGCACCGAGTCGGTGCGGCACGTCACGCTCAACGAGCGGGAGCGCGCCGTCTATGACGCGGTGTACGCGGCGACGCGCGAGGAGGTGGTGTCGCAGCTCGAGGAGGGCGGCAGCGTGCTCAAGGCGCTGGAGGCGCTGCTGCGGCTGAGACAGGCGGCGTGCCACCCGGCGCTGGTGCCGGGGCAGCAGGCGAAGACGTCCTCCAAGGTGCAGGCGCTGATAGAAGCGCTCGGCACGGCGGTGGAGGACGGGCACAAGGCGCTCATCTTCTCGCAGTGGACGTCCATGTTGGACCTCATCGAGCCGGAGCTGAAAGAGGCGGGCATCGGGTTCATCCGGCTCGACGGCGGCACGAGCAACCGTGGCGCGGTGGCCGAGTCGTTCCAGGACCCGAAGGGCCCACCGGTGATGTTGATTTCGCTCAAGGCGGGAGCCACGGGACTGAACCTCACGGCGGCGGATCACGTCTTCCTGGTGGACCCGTGGTGGAATCCGTCCGTGGAGGCGCAGGCGGCGGACCGTGCGCACCGCATCGGCCAGCAGCGGCCGGTGATGGTGTACCGGCTGGTGTCCCAGGGCACGGTGGAGGAGAAGATCCTCACCCTGCAGGAGAAGAAGCGCGCGCTCTTCGAGTCCGCGCTCGGTGGCGCCTCCGGGGCCGCGGCCATCACCCGGGCCGACCTCATGCAGCTGCTCGACTGA
- a CDS encoding NAD(P)H-dependent amine dehydrogenase family protein, with amino-acid sequence MSKRPIRIIQWGCGMMGQILIRTLREKGAELVGAIDHNAARRDRDAGEVAGLGKPLGVRIHPPEQAEAVFREARADVCILCTRSTVSEMADPLRMAARHGVNAITIGEEAFFPWTTSKELTEELDRLAKANGCTITGSGYQDVFWGNLITVLAGSTHRIDRIVGLTQYNVDDYGSAVAQKHGVGLDPDTFATKIGASNTPAYVWNSNEWLCARLGWRVRDMRQQLLPTTHTEALRSTSLGREIPAGHATGMKAVVVTETHEGPVIETHCVGKIYAPGEVDLNEWTLRGEPDTTVTIRQPATPALTCAVVLNRLPQLVSAPAGFITTDRFEPAPYVTRLETAA; translated from the coding sequence ATGAGCAAGAGACCGATCCGGATCATTCAGTGGGGTTGCGGCATGATGGGGCAGATCCTCATCCGCACGTTGCGCGAGAAGGGCGCCGAGCTGGTGGGAGCCATCGACCACAACGCGGCACGGCGGGACCGGGACGCGGGGGAGGTGGCCGGGCTGGGCAAGCCCCTGGGGGTGCGCATCCACCCTCCCGAGCAGGCCGAGGCCGTCTTCCGCGAGGCTCGGGCCGACGTGTGCATCCTGTGCACGCGAAGCACGGTGAGCGAGATGGCCGACCCGCTGCGCATGGCCGCGCGCCACGGCGTCAATGCCATCACCATCGGGGAGGAGGCGTTCTTCCCCTGGACCACCTCGAAGGAACTGACCGAGGAGTTGGACCGGCTGGCCAAGGCCAACGGGTGCACCATTACCGGCTCGGGCTACCAGGACGTGTTCTGGGGCAACCTCATCACCGTGCTGGCCGGCTCCACGCACCGCATCGACCGCATCGTGGGGCTGACGCAGTACAACGTCGATGACTACGGGAGCGCGGTGGCGCAGAAGCACGGCGTCGGACTGGACCCGGACACCTTCGCGACCAAGATTGGCGCGAGCAACACGCCCGCCTACGTCTGGAATTCCAATGAATGGCTGTGCGCGCGGCTGGGCTGGCGCGTGCGCGACATGCGCCAGCAATTGCTGCCCACCACGCACACGGAGGCGCTGCGCTCGACGAGCCTGGGCCGCGAGATTCCCGCCGGGCACGCCACGGGCATGAAGGCGGTGGTGGTGACGGAGACGCACGAGGGCCCGGTCATCGAGACGCACTGCGTGGGGAAGATCTACGCGCCGGGCGAGGTGGACCTCAACGAGTGGACGCTCCGGGGCGAGCCGGACACGACGGTGACGATCCGCCAGCCTGCGACGCCCGCGCTCACGTGCGCCGTCGTGCTCAACCGCCTGCCACAGCTGGTGTCCGCGCCCGCGGGGTTCATCACCACCGACCGCTTCGAGCCCGCCCCCTACGTCACCCGCCTGGAGACGGCGGCGTAG
- a CDS encoding TetR/AcrR family transcriptional regulator C-terminal domain-containing protein, producing the protein MNRAEERPDPPYVRIVTELRRRIAAGELRAGDRVPSNRQLAKEWGVALATATKALATLRQEGLVRAVPRVGTVVAPSEPPSAPPAEPSPRPSRRRADPDSTQELTRERIVRAALGIADAQGLAALSMRSVAARLGVPTMSLYRHVPGKDELVLLMADAVFAEAELPREPPPGWRAQLELVMRLQWSLYNRHPWLARALSITRPQLIPSGMAHTEWALRAVDGLGLDLNTMLLVHIMVLGYVRGVAIELEAEAEAQAETGLTSDEWIQSLDAMMAEILASGRYPMLARLSAEPDMKSDVDTLFEFGMRRMLDGLAVLLDAPRNPGR; encoded by the coding sequence GTGAACCGAGCCGAGGAACGACCCGACCCGCCCTACGTCCGAATCGTCACCGAGCTCCGGCGCCGCATCGCGGCCGGCGAGCTGCGCGCCGGAGACCGGGTGCCCTCGAACCGGCAGCTCGCGAAGGAATGGGGCGTGGCGCTCGCGACCGCGACCAAGGCGTTGGCCACGCTGCGCCAGGAGGGCCTGGTTCGAGCCGTCCCCCGTGTCGGCACCGTGGTCGCCCCATCCGAGCCCCCATCCGCGCCTCCAGCCGAGCCCTCACCGCGTCCCTCCCGGCGCCGCGCGGACCCGGACTCCACGCAGGAGCTGACGCGCGAGCGCATCGTGCGCGCCGCACTCGGCATCGCCGATGCCCAGGGGCTCGCGGCGTTGTCCATGCGCAGTGTCGCCGCCAGGCTCGGCGTCCCCACCATGTCGCTGTACCGCCACGTGCCCGGCAAGGACGAGCTGGTCCTCCTGATGGCGGACGCCGTGTTCGCCGAAGCCGAGCTCCCCCGGGAGCCTCCGCCGGGCTGGCGGGCGCAGCTGGAGCTGGTGATGCGGCTGCAATGGTCGCTCTACAACCGGCACCCGTGGCTCGCGCGGGCGCTCTCCATCACCCGGCCGCAGCTCATCCCGAGTGGCATGGCCCACACGGAATGGGCGCTGCGCGCGGTGGATGGCCTCGGTCTCGACCTGAACACGATGCTGCTCGTGCACATCATGGTGCTCGGCTACGTGCGAGGAGTCGCCATCGAGCTGGAAGCGGAGGCCGAGGCACAAGCCGAGACCGGCCTGACCAGCGATGAATGGATTCAATCCCTGGACGCGATGATGGCGGAAATCCTCGCGTCGGGACGCTACCCGATGCTCGCCCGTCTCAGCGCGGAGCCCGACATGAAGTCCGATGTCGACACGCTCTTCGAGTTCGGCATGCGGCGGATGCTCGACGGCCTCGCCGTGTTGCTCGATGCCCCTCGGAACCCGGGGCGATGA
- a CDS encoding DUF2652 domain-containing protein encodes MATRRALLLIADIGGYTRFLKTHAINLAHAHDMVTQLLEAVIDGAASPLELAKLEGDAAFFYAPLSEDSRVDVAPVVKAIHEAFERRKELLRIDRTCTCEGCTQVEQLTLKFVVHQGEVALQRVKHFTELGGVDVIVVHRMLKNAVPIREYVLMTETLAGQLAPELRERALSIQEELEGLGRYTLRYVALDALAPSRALSLQPSSLRRVVAWTRMTWRSLPYMLKLKKPCAGFRNFDVRGESVAGALPP; translated from the coding sequence ATGGCAACCCGGCGCGCCCTGCTCCTCATCGCGGATATCGGCGGATACACGCGCTTCCTGAAGACGCACGCCATCAACCTGGCCCATGCCCATGACATGGTGACGCAGTTGCTGGAGGCGGTGATCGACGGCGCGGCCTCGCCGCTCGAGCTGGCCAAGCTGGAGGGCGACGCGGCCTTCTTCTACGCCCCGCTGTCCGAGGACTCCCGGGTGGACGTGGCCCCGGTGGTGAAAGCCATCCACGAGGCCTTCGAGCGGCGCAAGGAGCTGCTGCGCATCGACCGGACATGCACCTGCGAGGGCTGCACCCAGGTGGAGCAGCTCACCCTCAAGTTCGTCGTGCACCAGGGCGAGGTGGCCCTCCAGCGGGTGAAGCACTTCACCGAGCTGGGCGGCGTGGACGTCATCGTCGTCCACCGGATGCTGAAGAACGCGGTGCCCATCCGCGAGTACGTGCTGATGACGGAGACGCTGGCCGGCCAGCTCGCGCCCGAGCTGCGGGAGCGGGCGCTGTCCATCCAGGAGGAGCTCGAGGGCCTGGGCCGGTACACGCTGCGCTACGTGGCGCTGGACGCACTGGCGCCGTCGCGGGCCCTGTCGCTCCAGCCGTCGTCCCTGAGGCGGGTGGTGGCCTGGACGCGGATGACGTGGCGCTCGCTGCCGTACATGCTGAAGCTCAAGAAGCCCTGTGCCGGCTTCCGCAACTTCGACGTGCGTGGCGAGAGCGTGGCCGGCGCCCTCCCGCCCTGA
- a CDS encoding SDR family NAD(P)-dependent oxidoreductase produces the protein MKTEGHGRTALITGASSGIGLELTRRLLSEGWQVIALNRSGFPEGDALLQASQGRKQLRVYRADLTDFDSLKLALGQLKATEEKIDVLFNNAGGSFESLSFSKQGRELHFEVQTVVPYILIMELKEHLRRGASKTVINTSSNVFRTTRRFDPDTLERPVAFKKLFGPYSTTKLAMTLWTRELAPQLAAEGIKLLGVDPGPNNTLRSGKTSGFPFYMKPLVRLFFPPPSRGASRLYDAALGASGIPSGAYVSNGKVAELGFAEQGRKVLEMVRAIHEREFVARTNAHAVPDTLRGTDAGARV, from the coding sequence ATGAAGACAGAAGGACACGGTCGGACCGCGCTCATCACGGGGGCGAGCTCTGGCATCGGGCTCGAATTGACCCGCAGGTTGCTCTCCGAGGGCTGGCAGGTCATCGCGCTGAACCGCTCCGGCTTCCCCGAGGGCGATGCCCTGCTCCAGGCGTCCCAGGGCCGGAAGCAGCTTCGCGTCTACCGGGCCGACCTCACCGACTTCGACAGCCTGAAGCTGGCGCTGGGGCAGCTCAAGGCCACGGAAGAGAAGATCGATGTGCTGTTCAACAACGCGGGCGGAAGCTTCGAGTCACTCAGCTTCTCCAAGCAGGGGCGTGAGTTGCACTTCGAGGTGCAGACGGTCGTGCCCTACATCCTCATCATGGAGCTGAAGGAGCACCTGCGGAGGGGGGCGTCGAAGACCGTCATCAACACCTCCAGCAACGTCTTCAGGACCACCAGGCGATTCGATCCCGACACGCTGGAGCGTCCAGTGGCCTTCAAGAAACTCTTCGGTCCGTATTCGACGACCAAACTGGCGATGACCCTGTGGACCCGGGAGCTCGCTCCGCAACTCGCCGCCGAGGGAATCAAGCTCCTGGGCGTGGACCCCGGACCCAACAACACCCTGCGAAGCGGGAAGACGTCAGGGTTTCCCTTCTATATGAAGCCGCTCGTCCGGCTGTTCTTCCCGCCTCCCAGCCGAGGTGCCTCGCGTCTGTACGACGCGGCCCTGGGCGCGAGCGGGATACCGTCGGGCGCCTACGTGTCGAATGGCAAGGTGGCGGAGCTCGGGTTCGCCGAGCAGGGCCGGAAGGTGCTGGAGATGGTGCGCGCCATCCATGAGCGGGAGTTCGTGGCGCGCACCAATGCGCACGCCGTCCCGGACACCTTGCGTGGCACGGACGCCGGGGCTCGGGTGTAG
- a CDS encoding TetR/AcrR family transcriptional regulator — MKKREEPPREEGPLRADAARNRERVLAVARELLASGDASLQMNQIARAAGVGVGTVYRHFPTRQDLLEALVNEHLQALLDQARAAEEAEDARLGLRRFLRAVLDLLLADVGLAEVLNAQRDAHTQTSRLKAELFAANDRLLKRAHRAGLVRAEIGADDIQRLMCGIEHAVRIGEDRRALAERYLTILLDGLRPA; from the coding sequence ATGAAGAAACGGGAGGAGCCGCCGCGAGAAGAGGGCCCGCTGCGCGCGGATGCGGCCCGCAACCGCGAGCGCGTGTTGGCGGTGGCCCGCGAGCTGCTGGCCAGTGGCGACGCATCCCTGCAGATGAACCAGATAGCGCGAGCGGCGGGAGTGGGAGTCGGGACGGTGTACCGCCACTTCCCCACGCGCCAGGACCTGCTCGAGGCGCTGGTGAACGAGCACCTCCAGGCGCTGCTGGACCAGGCACGGGCGGCGGAGGAGGCCGAGGATGCGCGGCTCGGCCTGAGGCGCTTCCTGCGCGCGGTGCTGGACCTGCTACTGGCCGACGTGGGCCTGGCGGAGGTGCTCAACGCGCAGCGGGACGCACACACGCAAACGTCACGACTGAAGGCCGAGCTGTTCGCGGCGAACGACCGATTGCTGAAGCGGGCCCACCGGGCCGGGCTCGTGCGGGCCGAGATAGGCGCCGACGACATCCAGAGGCTGATGTGCGGCATCGAGCACGCCGTGCGCATCGGAGAGGACCGGCGGGCACTGGCCGAGCGCTACCTGACCATCCTGCTGGACGGCCTGCGACCCGCTTGA
- a CDS encoding DUF1353 domain-containing protein, with the protein MKTSTFHLHCLVVFLVVGSGCASIRPVPVEPFADGHDWVVLRDVEYRIGNTREVIVVPAGFVTDFASVPRSFWAVYAPFGQYQWAAVVHDYLYWTQGCSRDQADLIMRLAMAENGVSPVTREAIFRSVQLGGEGAWKENAAAKASGQVRFVPLKKTQDGPEPLVPIEVNDNWTTYREKLRKLGVAVPPNGTTPSVTPPGYCAAVEAEVRARGL; encoded by the coding sequence ATGAAAACGTCCACGTTTCATTTACATTGCCTGGTGGTCTTCCTCGTCGTTGGCTCCGGATGTGCCTCGATCAGACCTGTACCCGTCGAGCCATTCGCCGATGGTCACGACTGGGTGGTGCTTAGAGATGTAGAGTACCGGATTGGCAATACCCGTGAGGTCATCGTGGTTCCCGCGGGCTTCGTTACTGATTTCGCCAGTGTTCCTCGTTCGTTCTGGGCTGTATATGCTCCATTTGGTCAGTATCAATGGGCAGCGGTTGTGCACGATTATCTGTATTGGACTCAGGGGTGTTCCCGAGACCAGGCGGATCTGATCATGCGCCTTGCAATGGCCGAGAATGGGGTATCGCCTGTGACTCGGGAGGCCATCTTCCGCAGCGTGCAGCTTGGTGGCGAGGGCGCCTGGAAGGAAAACGCAGCAGCCAAAGCCTCAGGACAAGTCCGGTTTGTTCCACTGAAAAAGACGCAAGATGGGCCAGAGCCGCTCGTGCCTATCGAAGTGAACGACAACTGGACGACATACCGGGAGAAACTCCGGAAGCTCGGCGTGGCCGTGCCTCCAAACGGAACAACTCCGTCAGTGACTCCTCCTGGTTATTGCGCTGCCGTAGAGGCTGAAGTCCGAGCGCGAGGGTTGTGA